The DNA region CATCCTGGTGCAATTGCCGCTGCCGCCGCACATGGACAGCCACAAGGTGATCGAGGCGATCGCCGCGGAAAAGGACGTGGACGGCTTCCACATCAGCAACGCCGGCCTGCTGATGACCGGCCAGCCGCTGTTCCGCCCCTGCACGCCCTACGGCGTGATGAAGATGCTGGAAGCGGAAAACGTGCCCCTGCGCGGCGCCGAAGCGGTGATCGTGGGCGCCAGCAATATCGTCGGCAAGCCCATGGCCATGCTGCTGCTGGCCGCCGGCGCCACCGTGACGCTGTGCAATTCGAAGACGCGCGACCTGGGCGCGCAGACCCGCCGCGCCGACGTGCTGGTGGTGGCCACCGGCAAGGCGGGCATCGTCAAGGGCGACATGATCAAGCCGGGCGCGGTGGTGATCGACGTGGGCATCAACCGCGGCGCCGACGGCAAGCTGTGCGGCGACGTGGATTTCGCCTCGGCGCGCGAAGTGGCCGGCGCCATCACGCCGGTGCCCGGCGGCGTCGGCCCGATGACCATCGCCATGCTGCTGGTGA from Bordetella genomosp. 10 includes:
- the folD gene encoding bifunctional methylenetetrahydrofolate dehydrogenase/methenyltetrahydrofolate cyclohydrolase FolD; protein product: MTARIIDGAALSQKIREEVAQRVAKLAATGVRPGLAVVLVGDDPASQVYVRNKVAACEKAGLHSVKEQYPASMSEAELLQRIEVLNGDPTIHGILVQLPLPPHMDSHKVIEAIAAEKDVDGFHISNAGLLMTGQPLFRPCTPYGVMKMLEAENVPLRGAEAVIVGASNIVGKPMAMLLLAAGATVTLCNSKTRDLGAQTRRADVLVVATGKAGIVKGDMIKPGAVVIDVGINRGADGKLCGDVDFASAREVAGAITPVPGGVGPMTIAMLLVNTVEAAERLG